A genomic region of Pseudomonadota bacterium contains the following coding sequences:
- a CDS encoding TolC family protein, translated as MKRFIAALLGALMPWCAGAADSVSVGFDEALAVAESNAPSLAAAGARDAAARHAAIAAGELPDPKLIVGLDNLPVTGADDWSLGRDFMTMQRVGVSQEWPNAGKRKARVAEAQAAIADAEFVARAERLTVRKDAALAWLAAYYSVARLALQDELTHENALLEKTTAARYAGGSAASAELLAARREALLLADQRDELLAAEAAANAELRRVLGRPAVIKAGAAVPAIDIDAAHLRAHLEQHPDLRVYDARVAAASAALREAEASKRPDWNVELAYQHRGPRYGEMVSAEVSIDLPLFSARRQDPTIAARAADVAAMNDDLAAALRVHEAELERDLADYQRLAQQRQRMRDARLPLAEQALSLAYRAYAAGEASLAELLAARRELANLRFDALNLDAALTMAAAGIYFRYEGGEHD; from the coding sequence ATGAAAAGATTTATAGCGGCCCTGCTCGGGGCCTTGATGCCGTGGTGCGCTGGCGCCGCGGACAGTGTGTCGGTGGGCTTCGACGAAGCGCTGGCGGTCGCCGAGAGCAATGCGCCCAGCCTCGCGGCGGCCGGCGCACGCGACGCGGCGGCGCGTCACGCGGCCATCGCGGCCGGCGAATTGCCCGACCCGAAATTAATCGTCGGGCTCGACAACCTGCCAGTCACCGGCGCCGATGACTGGTCGCTGGGACGCGACTTCATGACCATGCAGCGCGTGGGCGTGAGCCAGGAATGGCCGAACGCGGGCAAACGCAAGGCGCGCGTCGCCGAAGCGCAGGCCGCCATCGCCGACGCCGAGTTCGTCGCCCGCGCCGAACGCCTGACGGTGCGCAAGGATGCCGCGCTGGCGTGGCTGGCGGCCTATTACAGCGTCGCGCGACTGGCCTTGCAGGACGAACTCACGCACGAGAACGCGTTGCTCGAGAAGACCACCGCCGCGCGTTACGCCGGCGGCTCGGCGGCCAGCGCCGAGCTGTTGGCGGCGCGCCGCGAAGCCTTGCTGCTCGCCGACCAGCGCGACGAGTTGCTGGCCGCCGAGGCGGCCGCCAACGCCGAACTGCGGCGCGTGTTGGGACGCCCGGCGGTGATCAAGGCGGGCGCCGCCGTGCCGGCCATCGACATCGATGCCGCGCATCTGCGCGCGCACCTCGAGCAACACCCCGACCTGCGCGTCTACGACGCGCGCGTGGCCGCCGCCAGCGCCGCCTTGCGTGAAGCCGAAGCGTCCAAGCGTCCCGACTGGAACGTCGAACTCGCCTACCAGCATCGCGGCCCGCGCTACGGCGAAATGGTGTCGGCGGAAGTCTCCATAGACCTGCCCTTGTTCAGCGCGCGGCGCCAGGACCCGACCATCGCGGCGCGCGCCGCCGACGTCGCCGCCATGAACGACGATCTCGCCGCCGCGCTACGTGTGCACGAAGCGGAACTCGAGCGGGATCTCGCTGACTACCAGCGCCTCGCGCAACAGCGCCAACGCATGCGCGACGCGCGCTTGCCGCTCGCCGAGCAGGCCTTGTCGCTCGCCTACCGTGCCTACGCCGCCGGCGAGGCCAGCCTCGCCGAGCTGTTGGCCGCGCGTCGTGAACTGGCGAACCTGCGCTTCGATGCGCTCAATCTCGATGCCGCGCTGACCATGGCCGCGGCCGGCATCTATTTCCGTTACGAGGGTGGCGAACATGACTGA
- a CDS encoding efflux RND transporter periplasmic adaptor subunit — protein MTEQGTQGFAKSALMMLVILALGIAVGLVIGRGGKTVDNATPSASPAAAPTPAERKVLYWYDPMKPDQHFDKPGRSPFMDMDLVPRYAEPAMTASDAPAAGGAIKLDADLPRRLGLRTVQATRGHLESRIEAVGEFQYNQRDVANVQARVDGFVERVHGRAPGDVVARGAPLVTLLLPDWGSAQQEFLAVLELGDARLADAARTRLRLLGMSADLIARVEQTRKSEALVTLTSPLAGVITTLDVRSGMRVAAGEPLATINGIDPVWLEVAVPEQLAESVRVGAEVRAELAAYAGTVFRGEVASILPAADSATRSVRVRVSFANADGRLRPGLSARVTLAAPRGDEVVLVPSAALIRGGQQDRVIIVTDDGRYAPRVVHAGREAEGQVEILHGLEAGVTVAASAQFLLDADASLKGVAPEMPAMHEGHAP, from the coding sequence ATGACTGAGCAGGGCACCCAGGGGTTCGCGAAGTCGGCCCTGATGATGCTGGTGATACTGGCGCTCGGCATTGCCGTCGGCCTGGTCATCGGCCGTGGCGGCAAGACCGTCGACAACGCCACGCCGAGCGCCTCGCCGGCCGCCGCGCCGACGCCGGCCGAGCGCAAGGTGCTGTACTGGTACGACCCGATGAAACCGGACCAGCATTTCGACAAGCCGGGCCGTTCGCCCTTCATGGACATGGATCTCGTGCCGCGCTACGCCGAGCCGGCCATGACCGCGAGCGATGCGCCAGCCGCCGGCGGCGCCATCAAGCTCGATGCGGACCTGCCGCGTCGCCTCGGGCTGCGCACCGTGCAAGCGACACGCGGCCATCTCGAGTCGCGCATCGAGGCAGTCGGTGAATTCCAGTACAACCAGCGCGATGTCGCCAATGTGCAGGCGCGCGTCGACGGTTTCGTCGAACGCGTCCATGGCCGTGCGCCCGGCGACGTCGTCGCGCGCGGTGCGCCCTTGGTCACGCTGTTGCTGCCGGACTGGGGCAGCGCGCAGCAGGAATTCCTCGCCGTGCTGGAATTGGGCGATGCGCGCCTGGCGGACGCGGCGCGCACGCGCCTGCGCCTGCTCGGCATGTCCGCTGACCTGATTGCGCGCGTGGAGCAGACACGCAAGAGCGAGGCGCTCGTCACCCTCACCAGCCCACTGGCCGGCGTCATCACCACGCTGGACGTGCGTAGCGGCATGCGCGTGGCGGCCGGCGAGCCGCTCGCAACCATCAATGGCATCGACCCGGTGTGGCTGGAGGTGGCGGTGCCGGAGCAGCTCGCCGAGAGCGTACGCGTCGGCGCCGAGGTGCGCGCCGAGCTCGCCGCCTATGCCGGCACGGTGTTCCGCGGCGAAGTGGCGAGCATCCTGCCCGCCGCCGACAGCGCCACGCGCAGCGTGCGGGTGCGCGTCAGCTTCGCCAACGCCGATGGCCGCCTGCGTCCCGGCTTGAGCGCGCGGGTGACGCTGGCCGCGCCGCGCGGCGATGAAGTGGTGCTGGTGCCGAGTGCGGCGCTGATCCGCGGCGGCCAACAGGATCGCGTGATCATCGTCACCGATGACGGCCGCTACGCGCCGCGCGTGGTGCATGCCGGACGCGAAGCCGAGGGCCAGGTCGAGATCCTGCACGGGCTGGAGGCGGGCGTGACGGTCGCCGCCAGTGCGCAATTCCTGCTCGATGCCGACGCCAGTCTCAAGGGCGTGGCGCCGGAGATGCCGGCCATGCACGAGGGCCATGCGCCATGA
- a CDS encoding efflux RND transporter permease subunit: MIANIIAWSLQRRLLVLLASLGLALWGLVSLRATPIDALPDLSDVQVIVRTTWAGQAPQIVEDQVTYPLTTTLLAVPGAKSVRGYSAFGDSFVYVVFADGTDLYWARARVLETLNQLQGRLPAGVTPVLGPDASGVGWIFQYALVDRSGRHDLSELRAVQDWLLRFELKALPDVAEVATIGGMVRQYQVQLDPERMLARGIGVDTVMSAVRAANQEAGGGVVELAEAEYMVRASGYLRTLADFETIPLGLGANGTPLLLRDVARIALGPEPRRGIAELDGEGEAVGGVVLLRAGRNASTTIAAVKRRLAELAPSLPDGVEVVTVYDRSQLIERAIDNLKNKLGEELLVVALVTWLFLMHLRSALVAIVTLPLGVLCAFVIMQSRGINANIMSLGGIAIAIGAMVDAAIVMVENAHRRLELWQDAHPGQTLAAPARVQLVGEAAIEVGPALFWSLLIITLSFTPVFALEAQEGRLFGPLAFTKTYAMAAAAGLSVTLVPVLMSFAMGGHITREARNPLNRFLIALYLPLLNAVLRWPRATLLVAALALASCIHPLRQLGAEFMPALDEGDLLYMPTTLPGLSPAAASALLQRTDRMIAAVPEVEHVFGKAGRAETATDPAPLEMFETNIKLKPRDEWRAGMTPEKLMAELDQAVQVPGLANLWAAPIRTRIDMLATGIKSPIGVKVAAASLDAIDRASTAVAKVAQSVPGVSSAVAERATGGRYIDVRIRRMDAARYGMSVADVQRLVSNLIGGENIGEVIDGRARYPINLRYPRELRDSVTALRELPFSAPGGQRLTLASVADVLISSGPPAIKSENARPSGWVYIDAHGRDLVSVVHDIQRAVAREVELEDGVTLSYAGQFEFFERARERLTLVVPAALVIILMLLYLIFTRFDEALLIMVTLPCALVGGIWYLYLLGYHFSIATAIGCIALAGVAAEFGVVMLLYIKHALEAHGGRRDEATVLAAVREGAVLRVRPKAMTVAVIVAGLVPIMMGHGSGSEIMSRIAAPMVGGMLSAPLLSLFVLPAAYLLLRRVKDL; this comes from the coding sequence ATGATTGCCAACATCATCGCGTGGTCCTTGCAGCGGCGCCTGCTGGTACTGCTGGCAAGCCTGGGCCTGGCGCTATGGGGCCTCGTGTCGCTGCGCGCGACACCGATAGACGCCTTGCCCGACCTGTCCGACGTGCAGGTGATCGTGCGCACCACCTGGGCCGGCCAGGCGCCGCAGATCGTCGAAGACCAGGTGACTTACCCACTCACCACCACCCTGCTGGCGGTGCCGGGCGCCAAGAGCGTGCGCGGTTATTCCGCGTTCGGCGATTCGTTCGTGTACGTGGTGTTCGCCGATGGCACCGATCTGTACTGGGCGCGGGCGCGCGTGCTGGAAACCCTCAACCAGCTGCAGGGTCGCTTGCCGGCGGGCGTGACGCCGGTGCTGGGGCCGGACGCGAGCGGCGTCGGCTGGATATTTCAATACGCGCTGGTCGATCGCAGCGGCCGACATGATCTCTCGGAACTGCGTGCCGTGCAGGACTGGCTGCTGCGTTTCGAATTGAAGGCGCTGCCCGATGTGGCGGAGGTCGCGACCATCGGCGGCATGGTGCGCCAATACCAGGTCCAGCTCGATCCCGAGCGCATGCTGGCGCGCGGCATCGGCGTCGATACGGTGATGAGCGCGGTGCGTGCCGCCAACCAGGAAGCGGGCGGCGGCGTGGTCGAACTCGCCGAAGCCGAATACATGGTGCGCGCCAGCGGCTACCTGCGCACGCTCGCGGACTTCGAAACCATACCGCTCGGCCTCGGCGCCAACGGCACGCCGTTGTTGCTGCGTGATGTCGCGCGCATCGCGCTCGGCCCCGAGCCGCGGCGCGGTATTGCCGAGCTCGACGGCGAAGGCGAAGCGGTTGGCGGCGTGGTGTTGCTGCGCGCTGGTCGCAACGCCAGCACCACCATCGCCGCGGTCAAGCGACGCCTCGCCGAACTCGCTCCCAGCCTGCCGGACGGCGTCGAGGTCGTGACGGTCTACGATCGCTCGCAACTCATCGAACGCGCCATCGACAACCTCAAGAACAAGCTCGGCGAGGAGCTGCTGGTGGTGGCGTTGGTGACCTGGCTGTTCCTCATGCACCTGCGCTCGGCGCTGGTCGCCATCGTCACCCTGCCGCTTGGTGTGCTGTGCGCCTTCGTCATCATGCAAAGCCGTGGCATCAACGCCAACATCATGTCGCTGGGCGGGATCGCGATCGCGATCGGCGCGATGGTCGATGCCGCCATCGTGATGGTGGAAAACGCCCATCGCCGTCTCGAACTGTGGCAGGACGCCCATCCCGGGCAGACGCTGGCCGCCCCTGCGCGCGTGCAACTGGTGGGCGAGGCGGCCATCGAAGTCGGGCCGGCCCTGTTCTGGAGCCTGCTCATCATCACCTTGTCGTTCACGCCGGTGTTCGCCCTCGAAGCGCAGGAAGGACGCTTGTTCGGACCGCTGGCGTTCACCAAGACCTATGCGATGGCGGCGGCGGCCGGCCTGTCGGTGACCCTGGTGCCGGTGCTGATGAGTTTCGCCATGGGCGGGCACATCACGCGCGAAGCGCGCAATCCGCTCAACCGTTTCCTGATCGCGCTCTACCTGCCGCTCTTGAACGCCGTGCTGCGTTGGCCGCGCGCCACCTTGCTGGTGGCGGCGCTGGCGCTGGCGAGCTGCATCCATCCGCTGCGCCAGCTCGGCGCCGAGTTCATGCCGGCGCTGGACGAAGGCGACCTGCTCTACATGCCGACCACCTTGCCCGGCCTGTCGCCGGCCGCGGCCAGCGCTCTCCTGCAGCGTACCGACCGTATGATCGCGGCCGTGCCGGAAGTCGAACACGTGTTCGGCAAGGCCGGTCGCGCCGAGACCGCGACCGATCCGGCGCCGCTCGAAATGTTCGAAACCAACATCAAGTTGAAGCCGCGTGACGAGTGGCGCGCCGGCATGACGCCCGAGAAATTGATGGCCGAACTCGACCAGGCGGTGCAGGTGCCGGGCCTCGCCAACCTGTGGGCGGCGCCGATCCGCACGCGCATCGACATGCTGGCTACCGGCATCAAGAGTCCCATCGGCGTGAAAGTGGCGGCCGCTTCGCTGGACGCCATCGATCGCGCCAGCACGGCGGTCGCCAAGGTCGCGCAAAGCGTGCCGGGCGTGAGCTCGGCGGTGGCCGAGCGCGCCACCGGCGGGCGCTACATCGACGTGCGCATCCGGCGCATGGATGCCGCGCGTTACGGCATGAGCGTCGCCGACGTGCAGCGCCTGGTCAGCAACCTCATCGGCGGCGAGAACATCGGCGAAGTGATCGACGGCCGCGCGCGCTACCCGATCAACCTGCGCTATCCGCGCGAGCTGCGCGACTCCGTGACGGCGCTGCGCGAACTGCCGTTCAGCGCGCCCGGCGGTCAGCGCCTGACCCTCGCCAGCGTCGCGGATGTGCTCATCAGCAGTGGGCCACCGGCCATCAAGAGCGAGAATGCGCGGCCGTCGGGCTGGGTGTATATCGACGCGCATGGCCGCGACCTGGTGAGCGTGGTGCACGACATCCAGCGCGCGGTCGCGCGCGAGGTCGAACTCGAGGACGGCGTGACCTTGAGCTATGCCGGACAGTTCGAATTCTTCGAACGCGCCCGCGAACGCCTGACGCTGGTGGTGCCGGCCGCGCTGGTCATCATCCTCATGCTGCTCTACCTCATCTTCACGCGTTTCGACGAGGCCCTGCTGATCATGGTGACTTTGCCCTGCGCGCTGGTCGGCGGCATCTGGTACCTGTACCTGCTCGGCTATCACTTCTCCATCGCGACCGCCATCGGCTGTATCGCGCTGGCCGGTGTCGCCGCCGAGTTCGGCGTGGTGATGCTGCTGTACATCAAGCACGCGCTTGAGGCCCATGGCGGGCGGCGCGACGAGGCCACGGTGCTGGCGGCGGTGCGTGAAGGCGCGGTGTTGCGGGTGCGGCCCAAGGCCATGACCGTGGCGGTGATCGTGGCCGGCCTGGTGCCGATCATGATGGGCCACGGCAGCGGTTCGGAGATCATGAGCCGCATCGCCGCGCCGATGGTGGGTGGCATGCTGAGCGCGCCGCTGTTGTCCTTGTTCGTGCTGCCGGCGGCCTACCTGTTGCTACGGCGAGTCAAAGATCTGTAG
- the acpA gene encoding acid phosphatase, which yields MFPITKPLALLVALAMALGVVEVGAADKPRAPGLNSIQHIVVIYAENRSFDNLYGLFPGADGIANAKPEQYEQRDRNGALLPFLPPVWQSPAAHGAAPRADTRFPAQLPNRPFAIDDPAGAKLGLDVPSRDLVHRYYQHIEQINGGRLDQFAAVSDAGALSMGHYNGASLELWKLAQEYTLADHFFMGAFGGSFLNHFWLVCACTPEYKDAPPELRAELDEQGRLRRSADSPARAVDGPPLYVADRAVTPDGYAVNTVQPPFQPSGIAPLASDPSRADPAGHPLPPQTATTIGDTLSARSVTWAWYAGAWRDAQADAVHAPGARSVIYKSDNGAANFQAHHQPFNYFAKYAPGTAERLAHLKDAEEFFEAIDYGALEEVSFYKPSGRLNQHPGYTDIESGDKHIAEVVRRIQASTLWPSTLIIITYDENGGLWDHVAPPQGDRFGPGTRIPAIIVSPFARKHYVDSTVYDTTSIAKLITRRYNLAPLPGVRAAVGDLTAALDIDTAPSKKKNKKKKADKRTAHDKRTADGKRARERQPPPKQKKSDLQIFDSP from the coding sequence ATGTTCCCAATCACCAAGCCGCTTGCTCTCCTGGTGGCGCTCGCCATGGCGCTGGGCGTGGTCGAGGTCGGCGCCGCCGACAAGCCGCGCGCGCCGGGCCTGAACAGCATCCAGCACATCGTGGTGATCTACGCCGAGAATCGCAGCTTCGACAACCTGTACGGCCTGTTCCCGGGCGCCGACGGCATCGCCAACGCCAAGCCCGAGCAATACGAGCAGCGCGATCGCAATGGCGCGCTGCTGCCCTTCCTGCCGCCGGTGTGGCAAAGCCCCGCCGCGCACGGCGCCGCGCCGCGCGCCGATACGCGCTTCCCGGCGCAATTGCCCAACCGGCCGTTCGCCATCGACGATCCCGCCGGCGCCAAGCTCGGCCTCGACGTACCGAGCCGCGATCTCGTGCACCGCTACTACCAGCACATCGAGCAGATCAACGGCGGCAGGCTCGACCAGTTCGCGGCGGTGTCCGATGCCGGCGCCTTGAGCATGGGTCACTACAACGGCGCGAGCCTCGAACTGTGGAAGCTCGCGCAGGAATACACGCTCGCCGATCACTTCTTCATGGGCGCTTTCGGCGGCTCCTTTCTCAACCACTTCTGGCTGGTCTGCGCGTGCACGCCCGAGTACAAGGACGCGCCGCCGGAACTGCGTGCCGAACTCGACGAACAAGGGCGTCTGCGACGCAGCGCCGATTCACCGGCGCGCGCCGTCGATGGGCCGCCGCTTTACGTCGCCGATCGCGCCGTGACACCCGACGGCTACGCGGTCAACACCGTGCAGCCGCCGTTTCAACCGAGCGGCATCGCGCCGCTCGCCAGCGACCCGAGTCGCGCCGATCCGGCCGGCCACCCGCTGCCGCCGCAAACCGCCACCACCATCGGCGACACCTTGAGCGCGCGCAGCGTGACCTGGGCCTGGTATGCCGGCGCATGGCGCGATGCGCAGGCCGATGCCGTGCATGCGCCGGGCGCGCGCAGCGTGATCTACAAGAGCGACAACGGCGCCGCCAATTTCCAAGCGCATCACCAGCCGTTCAATTATTTCGCGAAATACGCACCCGGCACCGCCGAGCGCCTCGCGCACCTGAAGGACGCCGAGGAATTCTTCGAGGCCATCGACTACGGCGCGCTCGAGGAAGTGAGCTTCTACAAGCCGAGCGGCAGACTGAACCAGCATCCCGGCTATACCGACATCGAGTCCGGCGACAAGCACATCGCCGAGGTGGTGCGACGCATCCAGGCCAGCACGCTGTGGCCGTCGACGCTCATCATCATCACCTACGACGAGAACGGCGGCCTGTGGGACCACGTGGCGCCGCCACAGGGCGACCGCTTCGGGCCCGGCACACGCATCCCCGCCATCATCGTCTCGCCCTTCGCGCGCAAGCATTACGTCGACAGCACGGTGTACGACACCACCTCCATCGCCAAGCTCATCACGCGCCGCTACAACCTCGCGCCGCTGCCCGGCGTACGCGCCGCGGTCGGCGATCTCACCGCCGCGCTCGATATCGACACCGCGCCATCCAAGAAGAAGAACAAGAAGAAGAAGGCCGACAAGCGCACGGCGCACGACAAGCGCACGGCCGACGGCAAGCGGGCGCGCGAGCGCCAGCCGCCGCCCAAACAGAAGAAATCGGACCTACAGATCTTTGACTCGCCGTAG
- a CDS encoding CocE/NonD family hydrolase has product MNLVIEKNLSVAMRDGVSLATDVYRPAGDGAWPVVMLRLPYNKENPVLLFLAGDILRVAQAGYAVVVQDCRGTFASGGAFDPYFQEAEDGADAIAWAAAQPWCSGAVGTMGASYYGATQWLAAGQAPPALRAMAPFITTDQYYDRWTYQGGAFQLGFMLQWCASTFALGETVRRLGQGRAGLAELGAAIAGGDGVAAAYEHLPLNSVPGLADLAPYYLDWLAHPGYDDYWRGAAPCEQYENITAPALNFGGWYDLFLGGTLANYTGMKARGGSEAARTRQRLVIGPWVHGYNGGVYPERNFGLMAMDAVADVTAMQIRWFDHWLKGEANGVPDDKPVKLFIMGLDAWREEADWPLPDTRFEKWYLHSGGRANTAAGDGELSPQAPRAETPDTYLYDPRDPVRTCGGATFLPGLFIAANAGPRDQRAVESRADVLCYTSAVLAEDTELTGPVSLTLYVSSSALDTDFTGKLVDVHPDGRAMILTDGILRARYRESLSAPKLMQPGTVYELVIDMVATANLFRAGHRIRLEVSSSNFPRFDRNTNSGGVIAEESADDFVVATNRVWHDERHPSHVVLPVIRR; this is encoded by the coding sequence ATGAATCTCGTCATCGAAAAGAATCTCAGCGTCGCGATGCGCGACGGCGTGAGCCTCGCCACCGATGTGTATCGTCCGGCCGGCGACGGCGCGTGGCCGGTGGTGATGCTGCGCCTGCCCTACAACAAGGAGAACCCGGTGCTGCTGTTCCTGGCCGGCGACATCCTGCGCGTGGCGCAGGCCGGCTACGCGGTGGTGGTGCAGGACTGTCGTGGCACCTTCGCTTCGGGCGGCGCATTCGATCCCTACTTCCAGGAAGCCGAGGATGGCGCCGACGCCATCGCCTGGGCCGCGGCCCAGCCCTGGTGCAGCGGCGCGGTGGGCACCATGGGCGCTTCCTATTACGGCGCCACGCAGTGGCTGGCGGCTGGCCAGGCGCCGCCGGCGCTGCGTGCCATGGCGCCCTTCATCACCACCGACCAGTACTACGACCGCTGGACCTACCAGGGCGGCGCGTTTCAACTGGGCTTCATGCTGCAGTGGTGCGCCTCGACCTTCGCGCTCGGCGAAACGGTGAGGCGTCTCGGCCAGGGCCGTGCCGGGCTCGCCGAACTCGGCGCCGCGATTGCCGGCGGCGACGGCGTGGCCGCGGCCTACGAGCACCTGCCGCTCAACAGCGTGCCGGGGCTTGCCGATCTCGCGCCCTACTATTTAGACTGGCTGGCGCACCCGGGCTACGACGACTACTGGCGTGGCGCCGCGCCGTGCGAGCAGTACGAGAACATCACCGCGCCGGCGCTCAACTTCGGCGGCTGGTACGACCTCTTCCTCGGCGGCACGCTCGCCAACTACACCGGCATGAAGGCGCGCGGCGGCAGTGAAGCGGCGCGCACCCGGCAGCGCCTCGTGATCGGCCCGTGGGTGCACGGCTACAACGGCGGCGTCTATCCCGAGCGCAACTTCGGCCTGATGGCGATGGACGCCGTGGCCGACGTCACCGCCATGCAGATCCGCTGGTTCGATCACTGGCTGAAGGGCGAGGCCAATGGCGTGCCCGACGACAAGCCGGTCAAGCTCTTCATCATGGGCCTCGATGCCTGGCGCGAGGAGGCCGACTGGCCCTTGCCCGACACCCGCTTCGAGAAGTGGTACCTGCACAGCGGCGGCCGCGCCAATACCGCGGCCGGCGATGGTGAACTCTCGCCGCAGGCGCCGCGCGCTGAAACGCCCGATACCTATCTCTACGATCCGCGCGACCCGGTACGCACCTGCGGCGGCGCGACCTTCCTGCCCGGCCTCTTCATCGCCGCCAATGCCGGGCCGCGCGATCAGCGCGCCGTCGAAAGCCGCGCCGACGTGCTGTGCTACACCAGCGCCGTGCTCGCCGAGGACACCGAGCTCACCGGCCCGGTGAGCCTCACGCTGTACGTGAGCTCCTCGGCGCTCGACACCGATTTCACCGGCAAGCTGGTGGACGTCCATCCCGACGGCCGCGCCATGATCCTGACCGACGGCATCCTGCGCGCGCGCTATCGCGAGTCGCTGTCGGCGCCGAAGCTCATGCAGCCCGGCACGGTGTACGAACTCGTCATCGACATGGTCGCGACCGCCAACCTGTTTCGCGCCGGTCATCGCATCCGTCTGGAAGTGTCGAGCAGCAACTTCCCGCGTTTCGATCGCAACACCAACAGCGGTGGCGTGATCGCCGAGGAGAGCGCCGACGATTTCGTGGTGGCGACCAACCGCGTGTGGCATGACGAGCGCCATCCGTCGCATGTCGTGCTGCCCGTGATACGACGGTGA
- a CDS encoding DMT family transporter, whose translation MSRGFMPGFIVSLVAVIFWGVQLPVAKDAFVAVNPFHLSLFRYCVAVACLVPFLVAREGWAALSYRGLGGRAIVLGLVGMCLSPMGAFVGMSLSSAEHCVVLGALQPTMAVLAMWFMKRQRPANFTLVCIALAFAGVVLVVTNGNLEFINSSSQLLGDLIILLGAGCWVIYTAGIGRLTGWSTWRITVLTMIPGTLGTMLLTSVLVAVGHIHAPSVAALQSVAWQLAYLSLIGVTFSMMAWNFGSRRIGVLNSSLLINFMPVVTFTWRALHGHAFHRIELLGAAMVVGALIANNMFLRRQYLARTQAD comes from the coding sequence ATGAGCCGTGGTTTCATGCCGGGTTTCATCGTCTCGCTCGTCGCGGTGATCTTCTGGGGCGTGCAGCTGCCGGTGGCGAAGGACGCCTTCGTCGCGGTCAACCCGTTTCACCTGAGCCTGTTCCGCTACTGCGTGGCGGTGGCCTGCCTGGTGCCCTTCCTGGTGGCGCGCGAAGGCTGGGCCGCCTTGTCCTACCGTGGCCTCGGCGGCCGCGCCATCGTGCTGGGCCTGGTCGGCATGTGCTTGTCGCCGATGGGCGCCTTCGTCGGCATGTCGCTGTCGAGCGCCGAACATTGCGTGGTGCTGGGCGCACTGCAGCCGACCATGGCGGTGCTGGCGATGTGGTTCATGAAACGCCAGCGTCCGGCCAATTTCACGCTGGTATGCATCGCGCTCGCGTTCGCCGGCGTGGTGCTGGTGGTGACCAACGGCAATCTCGAATTCATCAACTCGAGCTCGCAGCTGCTCGGCGATCTGATCATCCTGCTCGGCGCCGGCTGCTGGGTGATCTACACCGCGGGCATCGGCCGCCTGACCGGCTGGAGCACCTGGCGCATCACGGTGTTGACCATGATCCCCGGCACGCTCGGCACCATGCTGCTGACTTCGGTGCTGGTGGCGGTCGGCCATATCCACGCACCGAGTGTCGCGGCCCTGCAGAGCGTGGCCTGGCAGCTCGCCTATCTCAGTCTCATCGGTGTGACGTTCTCGATGATGGCGTGGAATTTCGGTTCGCGGCGCATCGGCGTGCTGAACTCCAGCCTGTTGATCAACTTCATGCCGGTGGTGACCTTCACCTGGCGCGCGCTGCACGGCCACGCCTTTCATCGCATCGAGCTGCTCGGCGCGGCGATGGTGGTGGGCGCGCTGATTGCCAACAACATGTTCCTGCGTCGCCAGTACCTGGCGAGGACGCAGGCCGATTGA